One Nicotiana tomentosiformis chromosome 1, ASM39032v3, whole genome shotgun sequence genomic window, TGGAGCttgccatttgagctcatgtgtgatgcaatcGATGTGGAGGTTGGAGCGGTATTGGGGCAACGAATTAACAAGATcgttcatccggtctactatgttagtaagaccatgaacgaggcccaagtcaactgtacagtgaccgaaaaagaactcctagccattgtctttgctatggagaagttccgcccgtacctaatgggtacaaaggtgattgttcacaccaaCCATGTGGCACTTTGTTATTTGATGAGCAAAAAagactctaaggcaaggttgatgcggtgggtgcttctattgcaaaagtttgatctagagattcaagaccgcaagggtagtgagaatcaagtggcggaccacttgtctcgattggaggaggaggcgaggccacatgatggccttgagatcaatgattcattttttGATGAACAACTCCTTTCAatttctatgactgggatgccatggtttgccgatgtGGCAAACTATattgtgagtggcattgttccgaatgagttctcttcaaaccaaaaggaagaagctcaaacgggactgcctgaactattattgggatgagccatatctcttcaaaatttgtactgatggtgttatccgaagatgtgtactagaataataataattgggtattcttgaagctttCCACTCTTCGCATATGGTGGTAACAAGGACGCTAGCGATCTCgttaagcgttgtgatgaatgccaaagggccggtgggatctctaagaaaaatgagatgcctctcaccaccatcctagAGATTGATATTTATTATGTTTGAGGCATTAATTTTATGGACCCGTTTGTGAGCTCATGTGGGAATACCTATATATCGGTAGTTGTGGATTACGTGTCCAAATTGATTGAAgttgtggctttgcccaacaatgaagcttgGAGTATGgtagctttcttgaagaagaacatattcacaaggtttggtactccaagggccattattagtgatgggggatcacacttttgcaacaaagcttttgatactttactctctaagtatggtgtcactcacaaagtgtcgaccccATATCATCCTCAAGtaagtggacaggttgaagtctccaaccgggagatcaagagtattctgtcaaagactgtgaatgccaaccgcacagattggtcaaagaaacttgacgatgctctttgggcttaaaGAACAGCTTACAAAAAACCatttggtatgtctccgtatcggttagtgttcgggaaagcttgtcatcttctagtggaacttgagcataaggctatgtgggcattggagaagcttaaccttgagtgggatgtaGCTGCAAATCTTTGGGTGGAGaaattgaatgaacttgatgagtttcgattccATGCATACTccagttcgtccttgtataaggacaagatgaagtaccttcatgacaagtATATCCGaaacaaagaattcaaagaaggtgatcttgtgcttTTGTTCAACTCTCGGTTGCGGATGTTTTCGGAAAagcatttgaaaataatttacctttgtGTAATGATTTAAAGCCACAAAATATATGtgactcattttacaccacaagttaaaaaatcttcttttgttttttctttcaaaaatcccGTGTCTagtcaaataagttcacataaattaaaacgggggggggggggggggagtattATATATGCTTTTGAGCTGCATAGGTTATTTAAAGTAAATATCTTTTATACTAAACCTCGTTACTACTTtgttgaggttagtcttgatacttactgagtacaagaggtcggttgtactcatactatacttttgcaccttgcacTCATATTTTGAAGCTGAGTTGTTGTGGATGATGAATGccagcattgaagatgtaccacCATTCCAGTTAGAAGCTACCACTTTGTTCATTGTAGTTTAGGACCTATATTTCTGTTTATGtcaatttcaaacaaatgatgtaatCTTTCTTCATATCAGAGTTCTATTCTTATGCTTATTCTTAgtcgctcatgacttgtactacctgtCTTTGTGATAGTTATATGaatttttgtaattttatttGTTTCTTATTGATAATTTTTCTTTCGAGATGTGTTATATGTTGTTTGGATACCCTAACGGGTTACGTTTTATATCATCATGACtaagtgagattt contains:
- the LOC138909277 gene encoding uncharacterized protein, with amino-acid sequence MDPFVSSCGNTYISVVVDYVSKLIEVVALPNNEAWSMVAFLKKNIFTRFGTPRAIISDGGSHFCNKAFDTLLSKYGVTHKVSTPYHPQVSGQVEVSNREIKSILSKTVNANRTDWSKKLDDALWA